In Mercurialis annua linkage group LG6, ddMerAnnu1.2, whole genome shotgun sequence, the following are encoded in one genomic region:
- the LOC126687686 gene encoding uncharacterized protein LOC126687686 yields MTDAIIERLAAATQPQTGEGSSSSPAAVDETQVFLDIEGINKKKRVYGLGSASSRYAGPSTRVQRGSSSRTSQQADEEFERRVQADIQEGLRLAREQQAANMAQMIREEIARMIPNLPAEYQPQRPPTPPDDDDTPAL; encoded by the exons ATGACT gACGCCATCATTGAGAGGCTTGCTGCTGCGACACAGCCTCAGACCGGAGAGGGTAGCTCCTCGAGCCCAGCTGCAGTGGATGAGACCCAGGTGTTTCTAGACATCGAGGGCATCAACAAGAAGAAACGCGTGTACGGCTTGGGTTCTGCGAGCAGCAGGTACGCCGGGCCAAGCACCAGGGTGCAGCGAGGCAGCTCTTCTAGGACGTCGCAGCAGGCAGACGAGGAGTTCGAGCGCCGTGTGCAGGCCGACATTCAGGAGGGTCTGCGACTGGCTCGGGAACAGCAGGCTGCGAACATGGCCCAGATGATACGCGAGGAGATTGCCAGGATGATTCCTAACCTTCCGGCAGAGTATCAGCCACAGCGCCCACCTACCCCACCAGACGATGACGACACACCAGCTTTGTAG
- the LOC126687685 gene encoding uncharacterized protein LOC126687685, whose product MVIDAAGPEVVFTEKEPNNEAKNFYDMMRAAEKPVCPGNSKHSPLSAAAKMLDIKCRHSGSVALVDDVTEFIQELLPEDNKMPKNFAEIKKIVRGLGLPVEVIDCCFRNCMIYWGSDAELTRCKICDHERWKPPPKGNSVKRRVNVPYRKMFYFPITLRLQSELHTEFAAEVRNIRLGLCTIRFQLFGAFGQNYSSWPVILTPYNLPPGMCMKDEFMFLTVILPGPRNPKHQMDIFLQPLIAELNQLWEFGVQTFDVQRRQNFQMKAALMWTINDFPAYSMLSGWSTSGRLACPHCMENTDAFTLKGSRKQSWFDCHRKFFPRGHPYRRNTTHFRKGKTVNNSFGQPKTGEELFAEVDSLGFMKAYEIGAEKNNAAKSENYGWNKKNHAKSREELNDICARPELAKDPVTRRFPKAMYALDRDGKKALLEWIKLIKFPDGYASNLSRCVDTIGMKMHGMKSHDCHIFMQRLLPIALRELLPKEVWEPITELSIFFRELTSTSLTEKDLDRMRLEIPKILCKLERIFPPSFFDSMEHLPVRLPYEAMMAGPVQYRWIILTCNVYLLWRMWNQIFEKTEKKRLQRNEVCDIEVDDDVERLSIFKPQGQSVGACRKRYLEDAEIVAARTYVLLNCSEIENYREVFEGELRRGNPEISTSQIEAKFESDFACWFQQYVQDPTVCTNPFILSLAKGPLRSVRTFKGYRVNGFKFQTQAYGEEQLTMNSGVCVRGTQYVDSENDFYGFLTDIIELEYPALPMKTNVLFKCEWFDPAQNSGTISNKKYNMVDINNRKRYNKYEPFILAEQADQVHYLPYPSKRRDKINWWAVCRIKARSELDMPEGIIPAFQDDIEENPLIVAIEDNPTYLADQTGEAEEDALFMPPEQETEDEFIASSSDEDESEELK is encoded by the exons atggttattgatgcTGCGGGTCCAGAAGTAGTGTTCACGGAGAAGGAGCCGAATAATGAAGCTaagaatttttatgatatgatgcgtgcggccgaAAAACCTGTATGCCCCGGTAATAGCAAACATTCACCCTTGTCTGCAGCTGCTAAAATGTTGGACATCAAATGTCGACATAGTGGGTCAGTAGCTTTAGTAGATGATGTGACCGAATTTATACAAGAGCTGCTCCCAgaggacaacaagatgccaaaGAACTTTGCTGAAATAAAGAAGATAGTCAGAGGTCTTGGGTTGCCGGTTGAAGTTATCGATTGCTGTTTCCGCAACTGCATGATTTATTGGGGGTCAGACGCGGAGTTAACGCGATGCAAAATTTGCGATCACGAACGGTGGAAACCGCCCCCTAAAGGAAATTCTGTGAAAAGACGAGTTAACGTCCCTtataggaaaatgttttattttcctataactctGAGACtgcagag TGAATTGCATACAGAGTTTGCGGCAGAAGTTCGAAATATCAGACTGGGCCTGTGTACTATTCGGTTTCAGCTATTTGGGGCCTTCGGGCAGAATTATTCATCATGGCCTGTAATTTTGACACCATACAATCTTCCCCCAGGGATGTGTATGaaagatgagttcatgtttttaactgttattCTCCCTGGGCCTCGAAATCCTAAACACCAAATGGATATTTTCCTGCAGCCGTTGATAGCTGAGCTGAACCAACTGTGGGAATTCGGAGTGCAGACATTCGACGTTCAAAGGCGACAGAATTTCCAAATGAAAGCGGCacttatgtggacaattaatgattttccTGCTTATTCGATGTTGTCTGGCTGGAGCACATCTGGGAGACTGGCTTGCCCACACTGCATGGAAAATACGGATGCTTTTACGCTTAAAGGGAGTAGAAAACAGTCGTGGTTTGACTGTCACAGAAAGTTCTTTCCTCGTGGTCACCCGTACCGTCGTAATACAACTCATTTCCGAAAAGGAAAAACCGTAAACAATAGTTTCGGACAGCCGAAAACCGGAGAAGAATTGTTTGCAGAGGTGGACAGTCTGGGATTTATGAAGGCATATGAAATTGGGGCTGAGAAAAATAATGCTGCGAAGTCGGAAAATTatggttggaataaaaaaa accatgcaaaatcgAGAGAAGAGTTGAATGACATATGTGCTCGGCCTGAGTTAGCAAAAGATCCGGTTACTAGGAGATTTCCTAAGGCaatgtatgctttggacagggaCGGAAAAAAGGCTTTGCTCGAGtggattaagttaataaaatttccagatGGCTATGCGTCCAACTTGTCCAGATGTGTCGATACAATCGGtatgaaaatgcatggaatgaaaagtcacgaCTGCCACATTTTTATGCAAAGACTTCTGCCAATCGCTCTCCGTGAGCTATTACCAAAGGAAGTGTGGGAGCCTATAACAGAGTTGAGTATCTTCTTTCGTGAGTTAACCTCCACGTCTCTAACAGAGAAAGATCTAGATCGTATGAGGCTGGAAATCCCAAAGATATTGTGTAAGCTGGAACGTATTTTTCCtcccagcttttttgactctATGGAACATCTACCCGTACGTCTACcgtacgaagctatgatggcagggcCGGTTCAGTATCGGTGGAT TATATTAACATGTAATGTTTACTTACTGTGGCGTATGTGGAATCAGATATTtgagaaaactgaaaaaaaa cggctgcaaagaaatgaagtttgtGACATTGAAGTCGACGACGATGTTGAGAGACTATCTATTTTCAAGCCGCAAGGGCAATCAGTGGGTGCTTGCCGCAAGAGATATCTTGAAGATGCTGAGATTGTTGCTGCCCGGACATATGTTCTATTGAATtgttcagaaattgaaaattacagagA GGTTTTCGAAGGCGAGTTGCGTAGAGGAAACCCTGAAATCAGCACCTCGCAAATTGAAGCAAAGTTCGAGAGTGACTTTGCCTGCTGGTTTcaacaatat GTGCAAGATCCAACTGTCTGTACCAATCCCTTCATTCTTAGTCTCGCTAAAGGACCTCTTAGATCAGTCAGAACATTTAAGGGGTACCGTGTAAACGGGTTCAAGTTTCAGACTCAAGCTTATGGGGAGGAACAACTTACAATGAATAGTGGAGTCTGCGTAAGGGGAACTCAATATGTCGATagcgaaaatgacttttatggatttctgacagacataattgagttagagtatccagcgCTTCCAATGAAAACGAATGTCTTATTTAAATGCGAATGGTTCGACCCAGCGCAAAATTCAGGCACaattagtaacaaaaaatacaacatggtgGATATTAATAACAGAAAGAGATACAACAAGTATGAACCGTTCATCTTAGCTGAACAGGCCGACCAAGTTCATTACCTGCCATATCCGAGTAAAAGAAGGGATAAAataaattggtgggcagtttgcaggATAAAGGCACGATCAGAGCTTGACATGCCCGAGGGGATTATCCCGGCCTTTCAAGATGAcatagaagaaaatcctctcatTGTTGCAATAGAAGACAATCCAACATATTTGGCTGATCAAACTGGAGAAGCTGAGGAAGATGCGTTGTTCATGCCTCCTGAACAAGAAACAGAAGATGAGTTCAtcgcatcctcatcagacgaagatgaaaGCGAAGAACTTAAGTAG